The Dermacentor albipictus isolate Rhodes 1998 colony chromosome 2, USDA_Dalb.pri_finalv2, whole genome shotgun sequence genome has a segment encoding these proteins:
- the LOC139055752 gene encoding uncharacterized protein — protein MQTQLLELPDPSLDYALKAALAMEAAAKDASEIFRATSSPPAEAAVKKEASLPRYLTKGSSPTLLGRNWIHALGVRLPEYQEASLHAVKDVPSLLTVFKSLFQPGFAEKDGVTQELQWSQREGILVPIKTSDWAAPIVPVLKRYGSVKICGDFKVTLKPVATFEKYPLPRIEDIWSALSGGQKFTKLDL, from the exons ATGCAGACGCAACTCCTGGAGCTTCCTGACCCCTCGCTGGACTACGCcttgaaggcagcgctggcaatggaagctgccgccaaggacgccagCGAGATTTTCCGTGCGACTAGCTCACCGCCAGCGGAAGCGGCGGTCAAAAA ggaggcatcCCTTCCCCGTTACCTAACCAAGGGGTcatcgccgacgctgctgggccgaaactggattcatgcactgggcgttcgtctgccagagtatcaggaagccagcctgcatgcggtgaaagacgtccccagcctcctgaccgtgttcaagtccctgttccagccaggt TTCGCCGAgaaggacggggtcacccaggagctgcaatggtcgcagcgagagggcatcctggtgcccaTCAAGACGTCTGACTGGGccgctcccatcgtaccagtcctcaagcgataCGGCAGTGTCAAGATCTGTGGAGATTTCAAGGTTACCCTCAAACCCGTCGCTACCTtcgagaagtacccgctgccccggattgaagatatctggtcagcgttgtccggtggacagaagtttaccaagctTGACCTCTGA